Below is a window of Desmonostoc muscorum LEGE 12446 DNA.
TAAGCTAAACGTATATTTACTTGATGTTTTTGCACAAACTCTACTATACGTTTCATAAATTGAGTACGCCGTGAGCTATTCTGTGGCCCGTTATCTTGATTGAGAAGTAGGGTTTGAATATCAGAAAAACGATGCTTTTCTTCTAACCAAAAATCTTCTAGAATATCAACAATAAAATCGCTTGTAGCTTTCGATTCCGTAAAGTATAAAAATAGCTCATCAAGCTCTGGAAGAAAGATACCATAAGGAGTTACAGTTGTCTTCGGATTATAATCATGGTCGTCAGCCTTCGCTCCATCCCTGCTTTTACCCCCTCGGTCAAATGAGCCGATCTTAACACGGGCTTTTCCGTCCATGCTTAGACGTAAAACACTCTTATCTTCTGAAGCATCTTTATTTACAATGTCTAATTGCTCAAAGATTGCATCAGTTTGTGGAATTTTTTTTGAGGTTGAACTTTCTTTACCCTTCTGAGCTTGTAACCTAAATTATTTAATTTGACTCGAATTGTTTCTGATGTATGTAACTTTTCATCGCTGTAACCATACTTTTCGATTAATTGCTTTCTGACTTCGGCTGCACTGAGTCTAGTATATAGTCTTTGACTTTTAAAACTCGGATCTGTTTGACTATAAAAGTCAACTAAATTTTTTATATCTTCTAAAAGATTTGGTAGGTGTTCTTCTGCTTTATAACGTCCTTTGCCACTCATGTTATCAACACAAGTAATACCGCTTTTTAATTCTCTTGTCCCTTTCCGAATTGTGTCTCTATTCCATCCTAGTTCTGATTGTGCAAGCCTTTGCCCTCCTAAACCTAAGCCCTGAACTGTCTGTGCCATAAATTTACGCTTTTCAGCACCTTTTAATTGAGATGCAGTTTCAATCAACAACTTTTTAAGAGAATCAGTTAATACTATAGTCACCAGTTGCCACACTCAAAAACTCAATCATTATTCAAATTACTACAAAAGGGGGATGAAGGGGCTGCCGTCGGCAGCCCCTTCATCCCCCTTAAAAATGATTATCATTATTGCTAATGGAATAGTTTATTTTCTGGAAGTCCCTTAACTTGATTTAAAAAGGGATTGCTCTGTGGAAATCAACCTATGACTTTGCTCAACGTTGCCGAAATTTGTCCAGTTACTCGCACCCTTGGCCCTGGCCAACGCTTTGTAATCTGGGTACAAGGCTGCTGCTTTCGCTGTGAAAATTGCATTTCTCCAGATTGGATTCCCCAGCAGCAAGCCACATTAGTTGATCCTTTCAAACTTGCTGATTACATCCTCTCTGTACCTGGTATAGAGGGTTTAACTGTTTCTGGCGGAGAACCAATGCTGCAAGCAACTGCTTTATGTGAATTATTTATTTATCTTCGCCGACACCGTGACTTGTCTATCATTTGTTACAGTGGCTTTACTCTCAAGCAGCTACAAACCAAATCAGATCCAAATATCAATACAATTTTGACTCTCGTTGACGTTCTCATTGACGGACAGTATATCCCAGAACTAAATGACAACAAAGGTTGGCGAGGTTCTAGCAATCAAGTGGTACATTTTCTCACTTCCCGTCACTTGCATGAAGCCAGCTTATTTAGCGATCGCCAACGAGATGTAGAATTGCATCTGCGTAATGAGTCAGCCTTAATGGTAGGTGTTCCACCCCAAGATTTCTCTAGCAAATTTAAATTAGCTGTTGATTTTTGAACAGCAGAAAAGTCTCTCTATGCAATTTGCTCCCCTGTTCCCAATTTTCTACCGCATTCTCCAGCCGAGTTTTCCCAATTGCCTTTGGGTTGGAAATCCCCATTCTCAAGCGATCGCCCTGACATTCGATGATGGGCCTCATCCGCAATATACACCGGAAGTTTTGGCAGTTTTAGACCACTACAAAATTACAGCGAGTTTTTTTTGGTTGGGTGCTTGCGTCAACCGTTCACCAGCCATTGCCAAAGGTGTGAGCGATCGCGGACACTGGATCGGATTACATGGTTACGATCATCGCTCTTTTCCCATGCTTTCCCCAAAAGACCTGAAAGAGAGTTTAGAAAAAACCCAAGCTGCCATCTACAATGCTTGCAATCTGCAACCCGAACAAGTGCGGGATGTCCGCCCCCCCAATGGTTTATTTACACCTGGTACTTTAAAATTATTTTCTCAGTGGAATTACCGCCCAGTGATGTGGAGTGTTGTACCAGAAGATTGGGTGCGACCAGGCGTCACCACCGTAGTACAACGAGTTATGCAGCAAGTCAAAAATGGTTCGCTGATTGTCTTACATGATGGTGCTTGTGGTGGACAAGATGTTGCTGCCACAATCAAAATTCTCATTCCCAAACTGCTACAACAAGGCTATAAGTTTGTAACTGTCGATCGTTTATGGCAACGATGAAATTTAATACGCTTCTCGTCTTTATTAAGCAACAACCTCAATAAACGACTGCCCGAATTCAACAAATTTGTTTTGAGTGAACACAGAAGCGATCACTTTTAGATTCCCCCTAACCCCCCTTAAAAAGGCTACCGTGTATACACAAGTTGGTAAGGGCACGGCAGTGCCGTGCCCCTACGAGAAATCTATCTGTATCAAGGTTTTCGTGAAATCGTATTACGCATTCACAGGAAATACCAAACATGGATAATTAATTCAAAAACCACGTTTTTCGTAGGGGCACAGCACTGCTGTGCCCTTTATTGAAGACTCATAATGAGAATTTATTAGGTCTAGAAGGCTTACATCTTTTGCTTAATTTGGCAAATCTTTATCTGCGATTACGACATTGCAGTGGATAGCGGTTACCCCGCCATGTCGTCCAACCATCTGCGATTCTAGTATGACTGTTGTATTTGAGATACCAATTATCTTGTTCCGCACCTAAATAACGAATACCCAAATCCTGTCTTTGTGTGCTGGAAAAACGTTTTCCTAGAGGAACCCATGCACTACCGTTATCACTAAACCGCCCGACGAGACGGACACCAGAAGTAGTAGAGCAAATATTACCAATACAACTAGTTTGTGAGTCATCGACTACTTTCCACTGCATTTGGGCTGGTCTACCGTCAATATTACAGTCCCAAAGACCAAAGAACCACTCACCAGCAACCTGACTGGCTTTAGCATGACTAGATGCCAATACCAAACTTGCAGGAACAATTGCCAAGCCCAAAAGCCATTTTGTGATGTTTTTCATAATGCTTTACCAATACCTTAAGGTAATCTGTACTTTGTATTCACTTATATGTATTGACATTGCTATTTATGCAGATCATCAAAGCATGGAGATTTAAAATTTCCAGAGAAGATATTTTCTAGTTGGGAATATCAGCCTTTGGTAGCTGATATTCCCGCTAGTTGTGCTAATTCCTAAAGTTGATGTGTGGCTAAAAAAGCTTCGACTTCGGCCGCTGTAGGTTGAGAGGCGATCGCACCTGCTTTAATCGTAGTCAATGCCCCAACAGCACTGGCATAGGTGACAATGCGTTTTGCCGTTTCTGCATCCCGCAAACTGTGGATGCCATTCTGACTTAACTGGTGGATAAATCCTGCCAAAAAGCTGTCCCCTGCACCAGTTGTATCAACTACAGGGATGGAAAAGGAGGGTAATTTGCCTTCGTTTTCACCTAAACAATAAGTGCAACCATTTTCTCCATCTGTGACGAGTACTCCCTCAATAGAACCCAGACGGTAAGTTATTGCTCCCGGATCTGCGGTTTCAAATAGCCATTCAGCTTCTTCTTTGGAGAGTTTGAGGAAATCGACTTTATTAAATAATTCTGGAATTTTTTGATGAGCAATGTTTGGATCGTCCCAAAATACAGGACGCCAGTTGACATCCAGCACAATTTTCAGGTCGTATTGTTCTGCTAGTTGTAGGGCGCGGTAAACTGCCTGTTCACTTTCAGGATAGGCTAATTCCAAGGTGCCCAAAACCAGAAAATCTGCTTCTTGAAACAGCGAATCTGGCAATTGTTTGGCTTGTAGGCGAGTATCGGCAAATTCAGAGGTGTCATACTGACCAAATCCAGCAAAAGTGCGATCGCCAGCCAGATCCCGTGTCACATAAACTTGCCGCGTTGGTGCTGTGGGATGGCG
It encodes the following:
- a CDS encoding polysaccharide deacetylase family protein, encoding MQFAPLFPIFYRILQPSFPNCLWVGNPHSQAIALTFDDGPHPQYTPEVLAVLDHYKITASFFWLGACVNRSPAIAKGVSDRGHWIGLHGYDHRSFPMLSPKDLKESLEKTQAAIYNACNLQPEQVRDVRPPNGLFTPGTLKLFSQWNYRPVMWSVVPEDWVRPGVTTVVQRVMQQVKNGSLIVLHDGACGGQDVAATIKILIPKLLQQGYKFVTVDRLWQR
- a CDS encoding carbohydrate kinase family protein, which produces MSNPRVLCLGEILFDCLADQLGLKLEEVKSWTPYPGGAPANVACALVKLGTPSGFIGAVGEDEPGNAVVKLLENVGVDTTGVQRHPTAPTRQVYVTRDLAGDRTFAGFGQYDTSEFADTRLQAKQLPDSLFQEADFLVLGTLELAYPESEQAVYRALQLAEQYDLKIVLDVNWRPVFWDDPNIAHQKIPELFNKVDFLKLSKEEAEWLFETADPGAITYRLGSIEGVLVTDGENGCTYCLGENEGKLPSFSIPVVDTTGAGDSFLAGFIHQLSQNGIHSLRDAETAKRIVTYASAVGALTTIKAGAIASQPTAAEVEAFLATHQL
- a CDS encoding ISAzo13 family transposase (programmed frameshift) gives rise to the protein MVLTDSLKKLLIETASQLKGAEKRKFMAQTVQGLGLGGQRLAQSELGWNRDTIRKGTRELKSGITCVDNMSGKGRYKAEEHLPNLLEDIKNLVDFYSQTDPSFKSQRLYTRLSAAEVRKQLIEKYGYSDEKLHTSETIRVKLNNLGYKLRRVKKVQPQKKFPQTDAIFEQLDIVNKDASEDKSVLRLSMDGKARVKIGSFDRGGKSRDGAKADDHDYNPKTTVTPYGIFLPELDELFLYFTESKATSDFIVDILEDFWLEEKHRFSDIQTLLLNQDNGPQNSSRRTQFMKRIVEFVQKHQVNIRLAYYPPYHSKYNPIERTWAVLENHWNGSILDELETALNFASTMTWNGKHPVVKLVHETYENGVKLTKKAMAQIEKQIERLTDSTHEVFPNLGNWFIDICCSKTKVI
- a CDS encoding DUF6006 family protein, which codes for MKNITKWLLGLAIVPASLVLASSHAKASQVAGEWFFGLWDCNIDGRPAQMQWKVVDDSQTSCIGNICSTTSGVRLVGRFSDNGSAWVPLGKRFSSTQRQDLGIRYLGAEQDNWYLKYNSHTRIADGWTTWRGNRYPLQCRNRR
- a CDS encoding 4Fe-4S single cluster domain-containing protein — its product is MTLLNVAEICPVTRTLGPGQRFVIWVQGCCFRCENCISPDWIPQQQATLVDPFKLADYILSVPGIEGLTVSGGEPMLQATALCELFIYLRRHRDLSIICYSGFTLKQLQTKSDPNINTILTLVDVLIDGQYIPELNDNKGWRGSSNQVVHFLTSRHLHEASLFSDRQRDVELHLRNESALMVGVPPQDFSSKFKLAVDF